A genomic stretch from Bosea sp. F3-2 includes:
- the minE gene encoding cell division topological specificity factor MinE — protein sequence MNLLRLFSRPRSAPAARERLQVLLAHERAAVGDSDLVTKLRDEILRAISKHMQVDDEKVSVRMERGAQVSTLAVDIEIPFDAGKKAA from the coding sequence ATGAACCTGCTTCGTCTTTTCTCCCGCCCTCGTTCGGCCCCCGCGGCGCGCGAGCGGCTGCAGGTGTTGCTCGCGCATGAGCGCGCCGCGGTCGGCGATTCGGACCTCGTCACCAAGCTCCGGGACGAAATCCTGCGCGCAATCTCGAAGCACATGCAGGTCGATGACGAGAAGGTCAGCGTCCGCATGGAACGCGGCGCCCAGGTCTCGACACTGGCCGTCGATATCGAAATCCCGTTCGACGCGGGCAAGAAGGCGGCCTGA
- a CDS encoding MFS transporter produces the protein MSPETLSKRTLLFVNAAHALDHFVLLIYPTAVIAIAAQTGLSYAELIGLATGAFVAFGLCSLPMGWLSDRFGRRNMLAVFFLGYGLSCLGVASASQPAAFAAWLLVLGVASAIYHPVGSTMLVNHARQLGRDLGVNAVWGNLGAASAAGVTALLAASLGWRAAFVLPGLVCLVLGAAFLALVPGDGAPHASRSGKAELIPVSRPMALLAVFAIAIIAGGITFNITTISLPKILDERLGPDLPLALTGSLATLVFVFGAGAQWLMGRLVDRYTLPALFVGLALLQPLGLALSATTQGIPLLLGLVLTMTAIYGQVVVNDAMVARYVPAQHRAKAFSVRYFLGFTVSGFVVPMLAVLYAQGGFGLVLGGAAVFGLIVWLASLAFYFLAQGSASEKAAPAE, from the coding sequence ATGAGCCCTGAGACACTGTCCAAACGCACGCTTCTCTTCGTCAACGCAGCCCATGCGCTCGATCACTTCGTGCTGCTGATCTATCCGACGGCCGTGATCGCCATCGCGGCGCAGACCGGGCTGAGCTATGCCGAGCTCATCGGCCTCGCGACGGGTGCCTTCGTCGCCTTCGGCCTGTGCTCCCTGCCGATGGGGTGGCTCTCGGACCGCTTCGGCCGGCGCAACATGCTCGCCGTCTTTTTCCTGGGCTACGGGCTGTCCTGTCTTGGCGTCGCCAGCGCGAGCCAGCCGGCTGCCTTCGCAGCCTGGCTCCTCGTTCTCGGCGTGGCATCGGCGATCTATCACCCGGTCGGTTCGACCATGCTGGTCAATCATGCCCGACAGCTCGGCCGCGACCTCGGGGTCAATGCGGTCTGGGGCAATCTCGGTGCGGCGTCGGCGGCCGGCGTCACCGCATTGTTGGCCGCAAGCCTCGGCTGGCGCGCAGCTTTCGTGCTGCCGGGCCTCGTCTGCCTCGTGCTCGGAGCGGCGTTCCTCGCGCTCGTGCCCGGTGACGGGGCGCCGCATGCGAGCCGCTCGGGCAAGGCGGAGCTCATTCCGGTCAGCCGTCCCATGGCGCTTCTCGCCGTCTTCGCCATCGCGATCATCGCCGGTGGCATCACCTTCAACATCACGACCATCTCCTTGCCGAAGATCCTCGATGAGCGGCTCGGGCCGGACCTGCCGCTGGCGCTGACCGGCTCGCTGGCGACGCTGGTCTTCGTGTTCGGGGCCGGGGCGCAGTGGCTTATGGGCCGGCTCGTCGATCGCTACACGCTGCCTGCCCTGTTCGTCGGGCTTGCTCTCCTGCAGCCACTCGGCCTCGCGCTCTCTGCAACGACGCAGGGCATCCCCCTGCTGCTCGGCCTCGTCCTGACGATGACCGCGATCTACGGGCAGGTCGTCGTCAACGACGCGATGGTTGCCCGCTATGTGCCGGCCCAGCACCGCGCCAAGGCGTTCAGCGTGCGCTATTTCCTCGGCTTCACCGTGAGCGGCTTCGTGGTGCCCATGCTGGCGGTTCTATACGCTCAAGGCGGGTTCGGGCTGGTGCTGGGCGGAGCGGCCGTGTTCGGCCTGATCGTCTGGCTCGCTTCGCTGGCGTTCTATTTCCTCGCTCAAGGCTCGGCATCGGAAAAGGCTGCTCCGGCCGAATAG
- a CDS encoding histidine phosphatase family protein — protein MRLILLRHGETIWNTQKRLQGHDDSPLSERGVAQAKAIAATLRRLAPPRAVASDLGRTRQTARLVGFDGAVSEPRLRELDMGEWTGCAKDELMADRPGDYAAWRAGRLTPAGGESWGAFTARIRDGLLDWVGRGEGDLLAIVHSGVVRAACNVFLGLTPGQILPVTPGTLTIFDFAGGDPATPRLEAYNVGPSTPDIDVAD, from the coding sequence ATGCGACTGATCTTGCTGAGACATGGCGAGACGATCTGGAACACTCAGAAGCGCCTGCAAGGGCATGACGATTCGCCGCTTTCCGAGCGCGGGGTCGCGCAGGCCAAGGCGATCGCCGCAACGCTGCGCCGGCTGGCGCCGCCGCGTGCCGTGGCGTCCGATCTCGGGCGGACACGGCAGACGGCCCGGCTCGTCGGATTTGACGGCGCCGTGAGCGAGCCACGGCTTCGCGAGCTCGACATGGGCGAATGGACGGGCTGCGCGAAGGATGAGCTGATGGCCGACAGGCCCGGCGACTATGCCGCCTGGCGCGCGGGGCGCCTGACGCCCGCCGGCGGCGAAAGCTGGGGAGCCTTCACGGCGCGCATTCGCGACGGCCTGCTGGACTGGGTCGGGCGCGGCGAGGGAGATCTGCTGGCGATCGTGCATAGCGGCGTCGTGCGGGCCGCCTGCAACGTGTTCCTCGGGCTGACACCCGGCCAGATCCTGCCCGTCACCCCGGGGACCCTGACGATCTTCGACTTTGCCGGCGGCGACCCGGCAACGCCGCGCCTCGAAGCCTATAATGTCGGCCCGTCGACGCCCGACATCGACGTGGCGGATTGA
- the minD gene encoding septum site-determining protein MinD: MGKVIVVTSGKGGVGKTTSSAALGAALARGGEKVVVVDFDVGLRNLDLVMGAERRVVYDLVNVIQGEAKLTQALIRDKRLETLYLLPASQTRDKDNLTAEGVAAVIGALKTSFDWVICDSPAGIERGATLAMRHADIAIVVTNPEVSSVRDSDRIIGLLDSKTLKAESGERIEKHLLLTRYDPARAERGDMLKVDDVLEILSIPLLGIVPESMDVLRASNVGSPVTLADERSAPAIAYFDAVRRLKGEALPVTVPGEKRGFFGKIFGRKAA, translated from the coding sequence ATGGGCAAGGTCATCGTGGTCACATCGGGGAAGGGCGGCGTCGGCAAGACGACCTCCTCGGCGGCATTGGGGGCGGCTCTCGCCCGCGGTGGCGAGAAGGTCGTGGTGGTCGACTTCGACGTCGGCCTGCGCAATCTCGACCTCGTCATGGGGGCGGAACGGCGCGTGGTCTACGACCTCGTCAACGTGATCCAGGGCGAGGCGAAGCTGACGCAGGCGCTGATCCGCGACAAGCGGCTGGAGACGCTCTACCTGCTGCCGGCCTCGCAGACGCGCGACAAGGACAACCTGACGGCCGAGGGCGTTGCGGCGGTCATCGGCGCTCTCAAGACCTCGTTCGACTGGGTGATCTGCGACAGCCCGGCCGGCATCGAGCGCGGCGCGACGCTGGCGATGCGCCATGCCGACATCGCGATCGTCGTGACCAATCCGGAAGTCTCCTCGGTGCGCGATTCCGATCGCATCATCGGCCTGCTCGATTCCAAGACGCTGAAGGCCGAGAGCGGCGAGCGAATCGAGAAGCACCTCCTCCTCACCCGCTACGACCCCGCCCGCGCCGAGCGCGGCGACATGCTGAAGGTGGACGACGTCCTCGAAATCCTGTCGATCCCGCTGCTGGGGATCGTGCCGGAAAGCATGGACGTGCTGCGGGCCTCCAATGTCGGCTCGCCGGTCACGCTGGCGGATGAGCGCAGCGCGCCGGCGATCGCCTATTTCGACGCCGTGCGCCGGCTCAAGGGCGAGGCCCTGCCGGTCACCGTCCCCGGCGAGAAGCGCGGCTTCTTCGGCAAGATCTTCGGAAGGAAGGCGGCATGA
- a CDS encoding LysR family transcriptional regulator, translating into MNINQLDAFLVLADCLSVTETARRVHCTQPAVTMRIQMLEQELGTPLFDRVAKRLHLTRQGKAFREYALEVVNTLATAREHLRQMEDPLSGTIHFGASNFIGAYLIPAIIAHHKRLAPKLAFELDIASSSELVRRLEAGSVDFLMVSDQLQLDRARFVFRELCRDRLVLIAAPGHHFTHREKVSLAQVATETFLIKPGPSATRDFLSERMRLSGVSLADEMNISSLEAIKQAVMHNLGISIVSRFAVAREIAAGDLVEVSIENACFERGIRIVHHREKLLSPAVTRFLDLLLSQDMPGQAAAGP; encoded by the coding sequence ATGAATATCAATCAACTCGACGCATTCCTCGTCCTGGCCGATTGTCTCAGCGTGACAGAGACCGCACGCCGGGTTCATTGCACCCAGCCGGCGGTGACCATGCGTATCCAGATGCTCGAACAGGAGCTCGGCACGCCGCTGTTCGACCGCGTTGCCAAGCGGCTGCACCTGACGCGCCAGGGCAAGGCCTTCAGGGAATACGCGCTCGAGGTCGTGAACACGCTCGCGACCGCGCGCGAGCACCTCCGGCAGATGGAGGACCCCCTGTCGGGCACCATCCATTTCGGGGCCAGCAATTTCATCGGCGCCTATTTGATCCCCGCCATCATTGCGCACCACAAGCGGCTGGCGCCGAAGCTCGCCTTCGAGCTCGACATCGCCTCCTCCTCGGAACTGGTTCGCCGCCTCGAAGCGGGCAGCGTCGACTTCCTGATGGTGTCCGATCAGCTCCAGCTCGACCGGGCCCGGTTCGTCTTTCGGGAGCTGTGCCGGGACCGGCTGGTTCTGATCGCGGCTCCGGGGCATCATTTTACCCACCGTGAAAAGGTTTCGCTCGCACAGGTCGCCACTGAGACCTTCCTGATCAAGCCGGGACCATCGGCAACCCGGGATTTCCTGTCGGAACGCATGCGCCTGTCCGGCGTCTCCTTGGCCGACGAGATGAATATTTCGAGCCTGGAAGCCATCAAGCAGGCCGTGATGCACAATCTCGGCATCTCGATCGTCTCCAGATTTGCCGTGGCGCGCGAGATAGCGGCTGGCGACCTCGTGGAAGTTTCGATCGAGAACGCATGTTTCGAGCGCGGCATTCGCATTGTTCACCATCGCGAAAAACTGCTATCGCCGGCCGTAACGCGCTTCCTCGACCTGCTGCTGTCCCAGGACATGCCGGGCCAAGCCGCGGCCGGGCCGTAG
- the minC gene encoding septum site-determining protein MinC, with protein sequence MTGVLTQSRPIRLKGRSFLALALTPELPFEDWLVRLDDLASRSTGFFMRRPVVLDITGLDIDRPQLRDLIDRLGARNVRIMGIEGARPSLLGTDLPPAMADGRPTSDIEAPAAEADGKPQAPESVAPPAMAVPKASPSLVVTQPVRSGQSVIFAEGDVTIVGSVASGAEVIAGGSIHVYGTLRGRAMAGTIGNAEARIFCRKLEAELVAIDGYYKTAEDLEPGLRGKAVQFWLEGDTFKVGSLA encoded by the coding sequence ATGACCGGCGTGTTAACCCAATCCCGACCCATTCGTCTCAAGGGCCGCAGCTTCCTTGCGCTGGCCCTGACACCCGAGCTTCCCTTCGAGGATTGGCTGGTCCGGCTCGATGACCTGGCCTCGCGCTCGACCGGCTTCTTCATGCGCCGGCCCGTGGTTCTCGACATCACCGGCCTCGACATCGACCGGCCGCAGCTGCGCGATCTGATCGACCGGCTCGGCGCGCGCAATGTGCGGATCATGGGTATCGAGGGGGCGCGCCCCTCGCTGCTCGGAACGGATCTGCCGCCGGCCATGGCCGATGGCCGCCCGACCTCGGATATCGAAGCGCCGGCCGCGGAAGCGGACGGCAAGCCACAGGCTCCCGAAAGCGTCGCACCGCCGGCCATGGCGGTACCGAAGGCGTCGCCTTCGCTGGTCGTGACCCAGCCCGTTCGTTCGGGGCAGTCGGTGATCTTCGCCGAGGGCGATGTAACGATCGTCGGCTCGGTCGCATCGGGTGCGGAGGTCATCGCGGGTGGCTCGATCCATGTCTACGGCACGCTGCGCGGCCGGGCCATGGCCGGGACGATCGGCAATGCGGAGGCGCGCATCTTCTGCCGGAAGCTCGAGGCCGAGCTCGTCGCCATCGACGGCTACTACAAGACGGCCGAGGATTTGGAGCCGGGCCTGCGCGGCAAGGCCGTCCAGTTCTGGCTGGAAGGCGACACTTTCAAGGTCGGATCACTCGCCTGA
- the pyk gene encoding pyruvate kinase — MKRERRIKIIATLGPASSTEEMCAKLFEAGVDVFRINMSHTQRETLAEKVAMLRGLETKFRRPVGILADLQGPKLRVGAFGGDGGAMLEKGAIFTLDSDPAPGDAERVHLPHPEILSALEPGHSLILDDGKLRLVVERASDKEAVTRVTVGGRLSSRKGVSLPDTTIAVSAMTEKDRADAEVAAEVGVDWIALSFVQRPEDMAELRKIVRGRALALAKIEKPQAVLRLEEIIEASDAIMVARGDLGVEMPLEKVPGTQKRMIRMARRKGKPVVVATQMLESMITSPVPTRAEVSDVATAVFEGADAVMLSAESAAGQYPVEAVTMMNRIAEEVEGETVYRSILEAQRAEPEATGADAIAKAAHEIAETLHLKAICAWTSSGSTAFRIARERPNSTVIALTPNRATARRLTLVWGVHAIVTKDASDADDMAFRACKFAVREHYARLGDRIIVVAGVPFGTPGATNMVRIAFIAQEHVAKA; from the coding sequence ATGAAGCGCGAACGCCGGATCAAGATCATTGCGACGCTAGGGCCCGCTTCCTCGACGGAGGAGATGTGCGCCAAGCTGTTTGAGGCGGGCGTCGACGTGTTCCGCATCAATATGAGCCACACCCAGCGCGAGACGCTGGCCGAGAAGGTGGCGATGCTGCGCGGGCTGGAGACCAAGTTCCGGCGTCCGGTCGGCATCCTCGCCGATCTCCAGGGCCCCAAGCTGCGCGTCGGTGCGTTCGGCGGCGATGGCGGTGCGATGCTGGAGAAGGGGGCGATCTTCACCCTCGATTCCGATCCGGCGCCCGGTGACGCCGAGCGCGTCCACCTGCCCCATCCCGAGATTCTGAGCGCGCTCGAGCCCGGCCACAGCCTGATCCTCGATGACGGCAAGCTGCGCCTCGTCGTGGAGAGGGCCTCGGACAAGGAAGCGGTGACGCGCGTCACGGTCGGCGGGCGGCTGTCCTCGCGCAAGGGGGTGAGCCTGCCCGACACCACCATCGCCGTCTCGGCGATGACCGAGAAGGACCGGGCCGATGCCGAGGTCGCGGCCGAGGTCGGGGTCGACTGGATCGCGCTCTCCTTCGTGCAGCGGCCCGAGGACATGGCCGAGCTGCGCAAGATCGTGCGCGGCCGGGCGCTGGCGCTGGCCAAGATCGAGAAGCCGCAGGCGGTGCTGCGGCTGGAGGAGATCATCGAGGCCTCGGACGCGATCATGGTGGCGCGTGGCGATCTCGGCGTCGAGATGCCGCTGGAGAAGGTGCCGGGCACGCAGAAGCGCATGATCCGCATGGCGCGGCGCAAGGGCAAGCCGGTCGTGGTCGCGACGCAGATGCTGGAGAGCATGATCACCAGCCCGGTGCCGACCCGGGCCGAGGTCTCGGACGTGGCGACCGCGGTGTTCGAGGGCGCCGACGCGGTGATGCTCTCGGCCGAGAGCGCCGCCGGCCAGTACCCGGTCGAGGCGGTGACGATGATGAACCGCATCGCCGAGGAGGTCGAAGGCGAGACGGTCTACCGCTCGATCCTGGAGGCGCAACGCGCCGAGCCCGAGGCCACCGGCGCCGACGCCATCGCCAAGGCCGCCCATGAGATCGCCGAGACGCTGCATCTCAAGGCGATCTGCGCCTGGACCTCGTCCGGCTCGACCGCCTTCCGGATCGCCCGCGAGCGCCCGAACTCGACCGTGATCGCGCTGACGCCGAACCGCGCCACGGCGCGCCGTCTCACCCTGGTCTGGGGCGTGCACGCCATCGTCACCAAGGACGCCAGCGACGCCGACGACATGGCCTTCCGCGCCTGCAAGTTCGCGGTGCGCGAGCACTATGCCAGGCTCGGCGACCGGATCATCGTCGTCGCCGGCGTGCCCTTCGGCACACCGGGCGCGACCAACATGGTCCGCATCGCCTTCATCGCCCAGGAGCACGTCGCAAAGGCCTGA
- a CDS encoding DASS family sodium-coupled anion symporter, with product MSDIALRDEAPSQTTSQVSPDSKKPEPILKKIGIPLALIVFAALMAMPTPAGLSYPGQKALAIFCTALTLWVAGSIPIYLTSMLAIIALVLTGTVKERVAFETLGFDVIWLMVSAFVLTSAMVKSNLARRFALWMITSFGGTPRRTLLVLIFINFALAFFVPSTTARASLMVPICVILLEIYRAVPGQSHFGRLMMLLGVQADAVATSGVMTGTAANMIAVKFIKEQTGTDIGYMDWLAAAMPSALLTMLLTFFVGLKLFDFRGESGFSEGTAKLKEQLSSLGKLTLAEKKAMAIFVLTLVLWATEDYQEAWFHGFGISVYMTAVIAATLCLMPGIGLITWKEANIKWDLMIFAAGAYAAGNALESTKGAQWIIGKLVYGLGLETMSPATVYVVVIFMSMYSHMIFTSKTVRTTIMIPAFIALAKTLGMNPVTLALAASFTLTYTITLPPHSKVNTIYFATGYFSVLDQLKYGLITCFIGAVLISLSVFTWFRLLGYGL from the coding sequence GTGAGCGATATCGCCTTGAGGGATGAAGCACCGTCCCAAACGACGAGCCAGGTGTCCCCGGACAGCAAAAAGCCGGAACCGATCCTCAAGAAGATCGGCATTCCACTCGCCCTTATCGTCTTTGCCGCGCTGATGGCGATGCCGACTCCGGCTGGCCTCAGCTATCCCGGCCAGAAGGCGCTCGCGATTTTCTGCACGGCGCTCACGCTTTGGGTCGCCGGATCGATCCCGATCTATCTGACCTCGATGCTGGCGATCATCGCCCTTGTGCTGACCGGAACGGTCAAGGAGCGCGTTGCCTTCGAGACGCTCGGTTTCGACGTCATCTGGCTGATGGTCTCCGCATTCGTCCTGACCTCGGCGATGGTCAAATCCAATCTGGCCCGCCGATTTGCCCTGTGGATGATCACCTCCTTCGGCGGCACGCCGAGGCGGACGCTGCTGGTGCTGATCTTCATCAACTTCGCGCTCGCCTTCTTTGTGCCTTCGACCACGGCACGCGCGAGCCTGATGGTGCCGATCTGCGTCATCCTGCTGGAGATCTATCGCGCGGTTCCCGGCCAGAGCCATTTCGGGCGGCTGATGATGCTGCTCGGCGTCCAAGCCGATGCCGTCGCCACCTCCGGCGTGATGACCGGCACCGCAGCGAACATGATCGCCGTGAAGTTCATCAAGGAACAGACGGGGACGGACATCGGCTACATGGACTGGCTTGCCGCCGCCATGCCCTCGGCGTTGCTGACCATGCTCCTGACCTTCTTCGTCGGCCTGAAGCTCTTCGATTTCCGCGGCGAGAGCGGCTTCTCGGAAGGCACGGCCAAGCTCAAAGAGCAATTGTCCAGCCTTGGAAAGCTGACTCTCGCCGAAAAGAAGGCGATGGCGATCTTCGTCCTGACGCTCGTCCTGTGGGCGACCGAGGACTATCAGGAAGCCTGGTTCCACGGCTTCGGCATCTCGGTCTACATGACCGCCGTCATCGCCGCCACACTCTGCCTCATGCCCGGCATCGGCCTGATCACCTGGAAGGAAGCCAATATCAAATGGGATCTGATGATCTTCGCGGCTGGCGCCTACGCCGCCGGTAACGCGCTCGAATCGACCAAGGGTGCGCAGTGGATCATCGGCAAACTCGTCTATGGGCTCGGACTTGAAACCATGTCACCAGCCACGGTCTACGTCGTGGTGATCTTCATGAGCATGTATAGCCACATGATCTTCACGTCGAAGACCGTGCGGACGACGATCATGATCCCGGCCTTCATCGCCCTGGCGAAAACGCTCGGCATGAACCCGGTGACGCTGGCGCTCGCGGCGTCGTTCACCCTGACCTATACGATCACCCTGCCGCCGCACTCCAAGGTCAACACGATCTATTTCGCGACCGGGTACTTCTCCGTCCTCGACCAGCTCAAATACGGCCTGATCACCTGTTTCATCGGGGCCGTCCTGATCTCGCTGTCGGTGTTCACCTGGTTCAGATTGCTCGGCTACGGCCTCTGA
- a CDS encoding helix-turn-helix transcriptional regulator, producing the protein MRGDSNAYQTVPRAIGVMPKTYEAGATTGWHSHPRAQLLYATAGLTLVTAEDGTWILPAQHALWIPPQLFHEVRMHGRVSMCSAYVAPEAVGVLPQGCRVLQVTPLLASSLAALAAEPLLYDENGRGGHLAALILDEIARAPETPLTLPLPRDPRLRRVCDALLKDPASPLDLDGWAQHAGASRRTLTRGFRTETGMSFGEWRVRLRVVRALALATDGCPPHLIVRAVGYADLRTLRAAAERILGSAVLSWR; encoded by the coding sequence ATGCGCGGCGACAGCAACGCCTATCAGACGGTCCCGCGCGCCATCGGCGTCATGCCGAAGACCTATGAGGCGGGCGCAACTACCGGCTGGCACAGCCATCCGCGGGCCCAGCTTCTGTATGCTACTGCCGGGCTGACATTGGTGACAGCGGAAGACGGAACCTGGATTCTGCCGGCACAGCATGCGCTCTGGATCCCACCGCAGCTTTTCCATGAGGTCAGAATGCATGGAAGAGTCTCGATGTGCTCGGCCTATGTCGCCCCTGAAGCCGTGGGTGTCCTGCCGCAGGGCTGCCGCGTTCTGCAGGTGACGCCATTGCTGGCCTCGTCGCTGGCGGCGCTGGCGGCCGAGCCCCTCCTCTATGATGAGAACGGGCGCGGCGGGCATCTCGCCGCGCTGATCCTGGATGAGATCGCGCGCGCACCCGAAACGCCTTTGACCCTGCCCTTGCCGCGCGACCCGCGATTGCGGCGCGTCTGCGATGCGCTGCTGAAGGACCCTGCCTCGCCCCTCGACCTCGACGGCTGGGCACAGCACGCCGGAGCTAGCCGGCGCACGCTGACGCGCGGCTTCCGCACCGAAACCGGCATGAGTTTCGGCGAGTGGAGAGTGCGTTTGCGGGTGGTGCGCGCACTAGCCCTGGCGACAGACGGCTGCCCTCCGCACCTGATCGTCCGTGCCGTCGGCTACGCCGATCTGCGGACGCTCCGGGCTGCGGCCGAACGCATCCTCGGCAGCGCAGTTCTGTCATGGCGATGA